In Halichondria panicea chromosome 13, odHalPani1.1, whole genome shotgun sequence, one genomic interval encodes:
- the LOC135346301 gene encoding laminin subunit alpha-1-like isoform X2 translates to MLCFPGCSCVMLAVICSLVSASGKGEDVIASHERNQTSLGLCDKGSISGSTACVDCFCNGFSDNCLSDSGWYQAQVGYSSSNVPEMSRFSTNGIKEQSEEYLSVRSSSSQSVYLSFPSELLGDKRTAYGQSLSLNLSLGGGDLSPPQCQVTLELESGLSFRTRHKLRTTLPPVGPEPTEIEIPLTAGNFILDRYYFRRQANRMDVRKTLADIRAMRLTLTCDQPLSLRLHSFSLNFATSNSSIEGPAQQPLEEVGYVERCSCPSNRVGANCETCANGYTTDPPFGGEFALCVRCFCSFQSSICDPLSGECMNCTGNTMGGDCERCVDGYDRTQPLTILPCDRCAEGYWDSGGGVCTPCSCHLAGSSSPVCNQTSGVCACAEGFTGDRCDSCSASSSGTFPNCQPCDECTEQWIEQITSLEDQVETTIDFITSLNLTNETSVSVAPEIEELLSLVADIKAALNGSMIDSLASDVNTTHSIVCALLDRIQSLLQRAVQTQGRIQSLEPIPVNITEQLEIIRLSLLQLDMEFGNLSLTFAQENISTVVNYEEFLQLARTALERSDVASRLVSENITTFLSLIANSLEVYNNTLVSSNFESTLVQLDETLVTIDNRVQVYQAFIAESNRALCGADNSTVVNCTLDCGGVSCDTCGGGISCSSLYSDSITALNNSQTAVRLAEEALMSIQEQVDSLRSFLVQVELSRSSAALVEESANATRAIGEELLGNLLTLIARLEGEVNRSRTDINEIARRENFTLSLQHDLVPEMFLDLLVEINSTIDAFFSQANVSEEDLRGRVEEALQRALRADELAQMIVSNATALEDELVLLGTQQVAAETVANNTQQLLEQAEEATGEAAQILDGTEGLVGSLGSLLAGLDDRLDSLQTQIEQNLRDLGVARNLTTIAVRVANQTEADSLSAEVQFEGLREEAQRLYNQSVEDLQNALGIQNRTIAVQRLTQNQLLQLENLERIRTALFLEQEEIRADVGRVANELETLDQNIRVHIARNTACLDTGILSKKKKRRRRSFK, encoded by the exons ATGTTGTGCTTTCCTGGTTGCTCTTGTGTGATGCTTGCAGTTATCTGCAGTCTTGTCAGTGCCTCAGGCAAAG gtgaaGATGTTATTGCTTCCCATGAAAGAAAC CAAACTTCCCTGGGACTGTGTGACAAGGGATCCATCAGTGGCTCTACTGCTTGTGTGGACTGTTTCTGTAATGGATTCTCTGACAACTGCCTCTCTGACTCTGGCTGGTACCAAGCACAGGTGGGCTACTCCTCTAGCAATGTCCCGGAAATGAGTAGATTTTCAACCAATGGAATCAAGGAACAGTCCGA GGAATACCTGAGCGTTCGATCATCATCCTCGCAGTCCGTGTACCTCTCCTTCCCATCCGAGTTGCTTGGCGACAAGAGAACAGCGTATGGTCAGAGCCTCTCTCTAAACCTCAGTCTGGGGGGCGGGGATTTGTCACCCCCCCAATGTCAGGTGACGCTAGAGTTGGAGAGTGGACTGAGCTTCAGAACTAGACACAAGCTGAGGACCACTCTACCGCCAGTGGGACCAGAGCCGACCGAAATAGAG ATTCCGCTCACTGCTGGGAACTTTATCCTGGATCGGTACTACTTCAGAAGACAGGCTAACAGAATGGATGTCAGGAAGACACTGGCTGACATCCGAGCTATGAGACTGACTCTAACGTGTGATCAG CCTCTTTCGCTTCGTTTGCATTCTTTCTCTCTAAACTTTGCAACATCAAACTCCTCAATCGAGGGACCAGCTCAGCAACCTCTAGAGGAGGTGGGCTACGTGGAGCGCTGCTCCTGTCCGTCCAATCGGGTTGGAGCAAACTGTGAGACATGTGCCAATGGCTACACCACAGATCCTCCATTTGGGGGAGAATTTGCCCTCTGTGTGAGATGTTTCTGTAGCTTTCAGTCGAGCATTTGTGACCCGTTGTCTGGAGAGTGCATGAACTGTACTGGTAATACGATGGGCGGAGATTGTGAGCGGTGTGTGGATGGTTACGATCGGACCCAGCCTCTCACTATACTGCCGTGTGATCGCTGTGCTGAGGGATACTGGGAcagtgggggtggtgtgtgcacAC cctgcaGCTGCCACCTGGCTGGCTCCTCCTCTCCAGTCTGCAACCAGACCTCgggggtgtgtgcgtgtgccgaGGGATTTACTGGGGACCGTTGTGACTCTTGCTCTGCCTCATCCAGTGGGACTTTCCCCAACTGTCAACCCTGCGACGAGTGTACTGAACAATGGATCGAGCAAATCACGTCGCTAGAGGATCAAGTCGAAACCACAATTGATTTTATCACCTCGTTGAATCTCACGAATGAGACCAGTGTTAGTGTAGCTCCCGAGATAGAGGAACTATTGAGCCTAGTAGCGGATATCAAGGCTGCTCTGAACGGGAGTATGATCGATTCTCTTGCATCTGACGTAAACACCACCCACTCAATCGTCTGTGCACTGCTTGATCGCATTCAGAGCTTGCTACAGAGAGCCGTCCAAACACAGGGTAGAATCCAAAGCTTGGAACCAATACCAGTAAATATCACAGAGCAGCTCGAGATAATAAGACTCTCACTCTTGCAACTGGACATGGAATTCGGTAATCTCTCGCTAACATTTGCTCAAGAAAACATTTCTACAGTTGTCAACTATGAGGAATTTTTACAACTTGCACGCACAGCTCTTGAACGTTCTGACGTAGCAAGTCGTCTTGTCAGTGAAAATATTACCACATTTTTAAGCCTGATTGCCAATTCTCTTGAAGTTTACAATAACACGCTCGTCTCGAGTAATTTTGAATCTACGCTAGTCCAGCTTGATGAGACCCTGGTTACTATCGACAACAGAGTACAAGTGTATCAAGCGTTTATTGCCGAGTCTAACAGAGCTCTGTGTGGGGCAGATAATAGCACTGTAGTGAACTGTACGCTCGACTGTGGTGGTGTGTCATGTGACACCTGTGGCGGTGGTATCTCATGTAGCAGCCTCTATTCTGATTCCATCACTGCTCTGAATAACTCACAGACAGCTGTGCGCTTGGCCGAGGAAGCTCTAATGAGCATACAAGAACAAGTGGACAGTTTACGATCATTTTTGGTACAAGTTGAACTAAGTCGGTCTTCAGCTGCCCTAGTTGAAGAGTCTGCCAACGCAACCAGAGCTATAGGGGAGGAGTTACTGGGAAACCTGCTGACACTGATTGCCCGCTTGGAGGGGGAGGTCAATCGCAGCCGCACTGATATCAATGAAATTGCAAGGAGAGAGAATTTTACGTTGTCGCTTCAACACGATTTAGTCCCTGAAATG TTTTTGGACCTTCTGGTTGAAATCAATTCGACCATCGATGCCTTCTTCTCCCAAGCTAATGTCAGTGAGGAAGATTTGAGAGGACGAGTAGAAGAAGCTCTCCAGAGAGCACTGAGAGCTGA tgagctCGCCCAAATGATCGTATCTAATGCAACAGCACTGGAAGATGAGCTGGTGCTGTTAGGTACACAGCAAGTGGCAGCTGAGACAGTTGCCAATAACACTCAACAGCTGTTGGAGCAGGCAGAGGAGGCCACTGGAGAG gcGGCACAGATTCTAGACGGTACTGAAGGTTTGGTGGGTTCATTGGGGTCACTGTTGGCTGGTCTGGATGACAGACTAGACTCACTGCAGACCCAGATAGAGCAGAACCTCAGAGACCTAGGCGTAGCTCGTAATCTCACCACCATCGCAGTGAGAGTGGCCAACCAGACTGAAGCA GACTCTTTGTCAGCTGAGGTGCAGTTTGAGGGACTGAGGGAGGAGGCCCAGAGGCTGTACAACCAGTCTGTGGAGGACCTCCAAAATGCCCTGGGCATTCAGAACAGGACCATTGCTGTGCAGAGGCTCACACAGAACCAGCTGCTCCAGCTAGAGA atttgGAGCGTATTAGGACAGCTCTGTTTCTGGAGCAGGAGGAAATTCGTGCGGACGTTGGCAGAGTAGCCAATGAGCTGGAGACGCTTGACCAGAACATACGAGTACACATCGCCCGCAACACCGCCTGCCTGGACACGGGGATACTCAGCAAGAAGAAGAAGAGGCGGAGGAGAAGCTTCAAGTGA
- the LOC135346313 gene encoding uncharacterized protein LOC135346313, producing the protein MATRTEDINNSPEQKKNLNKNKEPEGGILQQVLTHGVLDSLSALSITRSVGSWIGWGIFLALIMVSVCCILIALQTYGFIPKYTEETILKERLDEKIKALGTCTTENHNLNEKLQAQNLLPQINTAFCQPMLEQSDANRKYSDNERTRKDTEIAECKTEKKELQEKIDKLKDEKMALQGVVMQTEAKLSALIVQSEQDGGKCDGWLCSGVKVLYDVVKDITTDGKQKSQ; encoded by the exons ATGGCTACTAGGACAGAAGACATTAATAATAGCCCGGAACAGAAAAAAAACTTAAACAAAAATAAAGAGCCAGAAGGTGGGATACTACAGCAAGTGCTCACACATGGAGTGTTGGACAGCCTCTCTGCATTATCAATCACAAGG AGTGTTGGCTCTTGGATTGGCTGGGGGATCTTCCTTGCGCTCATTATGGTGTCGGTTTGCTGCATACTGATAGCTTTACAGACCTACGGCTTTATACCGAAGTACACAGAAGAAACCATTCTCAAGGAACGCCTAGACGAGAAAATTAAAGCTCTAGGCACATGTACCACGGAGAATCACAATCTAAACGAGAAATTGCAAGCACAAAATTTGCTCCCACAAATCAATACGGCATTCTGCCAACCTATGTTAGAACAGAGCGATGCCAATCGAAAGTACTCGGATAATGAACGCACGAGGAAGGACACTGAGATAGCGGAGTGCAAGACTGAAAAAAAGGAGCTACAGGAAAAGATTGACAAGTTGAAGGATGAGAAGATGGCACTGCAAGGAGTGGTGATGCAGACGGAGGCCAAGCTAAGTGCTCTGATTGTGCAGAGTGAACAAGATGGAGGCAAGTGTGACGGCTGGCTGTGCAGTGGTGTCAAGGTGCTGTATGATGTAGTCAAGGATATCACGACAGATGGAAAACAGAAGAGCCAATAA
- the LOC135346301 gene encoding laminin subunit alpha-1-like isoform X1 yields MLCFPGCSCVMLAVICSLVSASGKGEDVIASHERNVRQTSLGLCDKGSISGSTACVDCFCNGFSDNCLSDSGWYQAQVGYSSSNVPEMSRFSTNGIKEQSEEYLSVRSSSSQSVYLSFPSELLGDKRTAYGQSLSLNLSLGGGDLSPPQCQVTLELESGLSFRTRHKLRTTLPPVGPEPTEIEIPLTAGNFILDRYYFRRQANRMDVRKTLADIRAMRLTLTCDQPLSLRLHSFSLNFATSNSSIEGPAQQPLEEVGYVERCSCPSNRVGANCETCANGYTTDPPFGGEFALCVRCFCSFQSSICDPLSGECMNCTGNTMGGDCERCVDGYDRTQPLTILPCDRCAEGYWDSGGGVCTPCSCHLAGSSSPVCNQTSGVCACAEGFTGDRCDSCSASSSGTFPNCQPCDECTEQWIEQITSLEDQVETTIDFITSLNLTNETSVSVAPEIEELLSLVADIKAALNGSMIDSLASDVNTTHSIVCALLDRIQSLLQRAVQTQGRIQSLEPIPVNITEQLEIIRLSLLQLDMEFGNLSLTFAQENISTVVNYEEFLQLARTALERSDVASRLVSENITTFLSLIANSLEVYNNTLVSSNFESTLVQLDETLVTIDNRVQVYQAFIAESNRALCGADNSTVVNCTLDCGGVSCDTCGGGISCSSLYSDSITALNNSQTAVRLAEEALMSIQEQVDSLRSFLVQVELSRSSAALVEESANATRAIGEELLGNLLTLIARLEGEVNRSRTDINEIARRENFTLSLQHDLVPEMFLDLLVEINSTIDAFFSQANVSEEDLRGRVEEALQRALRADELAQMIVSNATALEDELVLLGTQQVAAETVANNTQQLLEQAEEATGEAAQILDGTEGLVGSLGSLLAGLDDRLDSLQTQIEQNLRDLGVARNLTTIAVRVANQTEADSLSAEVQFEGLREEAQRLYNQSVEDLQNALGIQNRTIAVQRLTQNQLLQLENLERIRTALFLEQEEIRADVGRVANELETLDQNIRVHIARNTACLDTGILSKKKKRRRRSFK; encoded by the exons ATGTTGTGCTTTCCTGGTTGCTCTTGTGTGATGCTTGCAGTTATCTGCAGTCTTGTCAGTGCCTCAGGCAAAG gtgaaGATGTTATTGCTTCCCATGAAAGAAACGTGCGT CAAACTTCCCTGGGACTGTGTGACAAGGGATCCATCAGTGGCTCTACTGCTTGTGTGGACTGTTTCTGTAATGGATTCTCTGACAACTGCCTCTCTGACTCTGGCTGGTACCAAGCACAGGTGGGCTACTCCTCTAGCAATGTCCCGGAAATGAGTAGATTTTCAACCAATGGAATCAAGGAACAGTCCGA GGAATACCTGAGCGTTCGATCATCATCCTCGCAGTCCGTGTACCTCTCCTTCCCATCCGAGTTGCTTGGCGACAAGAGAACAGCGTATGGTCAGAGCCTCTCTCTAAACCTCAGTCTGGGGGGCGGGGATTTGTCACCCCCCCAATGTCAGGTGACGCTAGAGTTGGAGAGTGGACTGAGCTTCAGAACTAGACACAAGCTGAGGACCACTCTACCGCCAGTGGGACCAGAGCCGACCGAAATAGAG ATTCCGCTCACTGCTGGGAACTTTATCCTGGATCGGTACTACTTCAGAAGACAGGCTAACAGAATGGATGTCAGGAAGACACTGGCTGACATCCGAGCTATGAGACTGACTCTAACGTGTGATCAG CCTCTTTCGCTTCGTTTGCATTCTTTCTCTCTAAACTTTGCAACATCAAACTCCTCAATCGAGGGACCAGCTCAGCAACCTCTAGAGGAGGTGGGCTACGTGGAGCGCTGCTCCTGTCCGTCCAATCGGGTTGGAGCAAACTGTGAGACATGTGCCAATGGCTACACCACAGATCCTCCATTTGGGGGAGAATTTGCCCTCTGTGTGAGATGTTTCTGTAGCTTTCAGTCGAGCATTTGTGACCCGTTGTCTGGAGAGTGCATGAACTGTACTGGTAATACGATGGGCGGAGATTGTGAGCGGTGTGTGGATGGTTACGATCGGACCCAGCCTCTCACTATACTGCCGTGTGATCGCTGTGCTGAGGGATACTGGGAcagtgggggtggtgtgtgcacAC cctgcaGCTGCCACCTGGCTGGCTCCTCCTCTCCAGTCTGCAACCAGACCTCgggggtgtgtgcgtgtgccgaGGGATTTACTGGGGACCGTTGTGACTCTTGCTCTGCCTCATCCAGTGGGACTTTCCCCAACTGTCAACCCTGCGACGAGTGTACTGAACAATGGATCGAGCAAATCACGTCGCTAGAGGATCAAGTCGAAACCACAATTGATTTTATCACCTCGTTGAATCTCACGAATGAGACCAGTGTTAGTGTAGCTCCCGAGATAGAGGAACTATTGAGCCTAGTAGCGGATATCAAGGCTGCTCTGAACGGGAGTATGATCGATTCTCTTGCATCTGACGTAAACACCACCCACTCAATCGTCTGTGCACTGCTTGATCGCATTCAGAGCTTGCTACAGAGAGCCGTCCAAACACAGGGTAGAATCCAAAGCTTGGAACCAATACCAGTAAATATCACAGAGCAGCTCGAGATAATAAGACTCTCACTCTTGCAACTGGACATGGAATTCGGTAATCTCTCGCTAACATTTGCTCAAGAAAACATTTCTACAGTTGTCAACTATGAGGAATTTTTACAACTTGCACGCACAGCTCTTGAACGTTCTGACGTAGCAAGTCGTCTTGTCAGTGAAAATATTACCACATTTTTAAGCCTGATTGCCAATTCTCTTGAAGTTTACAATAACACGCTCGTCTCGAGTAATTTTGAATCTACGCTAGTCCAGCTTGATGAGACCCTGGTTACTATCGACAACAGAGTACAAGTGTATCAAGCGTTTATTGCCGAGTCTAACAGAGCTCTGTGTGGGGCAGATAATAGCACTGTAGTGAACTGTACGCTCGACTGTGGTGGTGTGTCATGTGACACCTGTGGCGGTGGTATCTCATGTAGCAGCCTCTATTCTGATTCCATCACTGCTCTGAATAACTCACAGACAGCTGTGCGCTTGGCCGAGGAAGCTCTAATGAGCATACAAGAACAAGTGGACAGTTTACGATCATTTTTGGTACAAGTTGAACTAAGTCGGTCTTCAGCTGCCCTAGTTGAAGAGTCTGCCAACGCAACCAGAGCTATAGGGGAGGAGTTACTGGGAAACCTGCTGACACTGATTGCCCGCTTGGAGGGGGAGGTCAATCGCAGCCGCACTGATATCAATGAAATTGCAAGGAGAGAGAATTTTACGTTGTCGCTTCAACACGATTTAGTCCCTGAAATG TTTTTGGACCTTCTGGTTGAAATCAATTCGACCATCGATGCCTTCTTCTCCCAAGCTAATGTCAGTGAGGAAGATTTGAGAGGACGAGTAGAAGAAGCTCTCCAGAGAGCACTGAGAGCTGA tgagctCGCCCAAATGATCGTATCTAATGCAACAGCACTGGAAGATGAGCTGGTGCTGTTAGGTACACAGCAAGTGGCAGCTGAGACAGTTGCCAATAACACTCAACAGCTGTTGGAGCAGGCAGAGGAGGCCACTGGAGAG gcGGCACAGATTCTAGACGGTACTGAAGGTTTGGTGGGTTCATTGGGGTCACTGTTGGCTGGTCTGGATGACAGACTAGACTCACTGCAGACCCAGATAGAGCAGAACCTCAGAGACCTAGGCGTAGCTCGTAATCTCACCACCATCGCAGTGAGAGTGGCCAACCAGACTGAAGCA GACTCTTTGTCAGCTGAGGTGCAGTTTGAGGGACTGAGGGAGGAGGCCCAGAGGCTGTACAACCAGTCTGTGGAGGACCTCCAAAATGCCCTGGGCATTCAGAACAGGACCATTGCTGTGCAGAGGCTCACACAGAACCAGCTGCTCCAGCTAGAGA atttgGAGCGTATTAGGACAGCTCTGTTTCTGGAGCAGGAGGAAATTCGTGCGGACGTTGGCAGAGTAGCCAATGAGCTGGAGACGCTTGACCAGAACATACGAGTACACATCGCCCGCAACACCGCCTGCCTGGACACGGGGATACTCAGCAAGAAGAAGAAGAGGCGGAGGAGAAGCTTCAAGTGA
- the LOC135346309 gene encoding succinate--CoA ligase [GDP-forming] subunit beta, mitochondrial-like, whose translation MASLRIRCSRRILQPKMLRLLVEGPPCAAVVPVRHLNLHEYQSKRLMEKFSINTQKFQLAETASEAATAARSLGVDEVVLKAQIMAGGRGKGVFSSGLKGGVKVTKDLDSIGALTEQMIGYKLETKQTTGDGVLVHKVMVAESLDIARETYFAIVMDRSYQGPVMVGSPAGGVDIEEVSKSTPEKIFKIPVDIWEGITREQARQMAENLEFKGTALEEAAQQITHLYNMFIGVDATQVEINPLGETPQGKVVCFDAKINFDDSAKFRQADIFKQEDTSESDPREVEAAKDDLNYIGMTGNIGCLVNGAGLAMATMDIIKLHNGEPANFLDVGGGVSEDQVLRAFKLLTKDPQVKCILVNIFGGIVNCETIANGIIKACQDLDLTLPLIVRLEGTNVEQAKQLLYNSGLAITPADDFEDVAQKAVASLTGQ comes from the exons CAGCCTAAAATGCTGAGATTGTTG gtGGAGGGTCCCCCCTGTGCAGCGGTGGTGCCTGTACGTCACCTCAATCTACACGAGTACCAGAGCAAACGACTCATGGAGAAGTTTTCCATCAACACACAAAAGTTCCAGCTGGCGGAGACAGCTTCAGAAGCTGCAACAGCTGCCAGGAGCCTAG GTGTTGACGAGGTGGTTCTCAAGGCTCAGATTATGGCTGGGGGGCGTGGCAAGGGCGTGTTCTCCAGTGGACTAAAAGGCGGAGTCAAAGTCACTAAAGA CCTGGACTCCATTGGTGCTCTCACAGAGCAAATGATTGGCTACAAGCTCGAGACCAAGCAGACGACAGGAGACGGTGTGTTGGTACATAAAGTGATGGTTGCCGAGTCTCTGGACATCGCCAGGGAGACGTACTTTGCCATAGTGATGGACCGTAGTTACCAGGGTCCCGTGATGGTTGGCAGTCCAGCTGGCGGTGTGGACATTGAGGAGGTGTCGAAGTCTACACCAGAGAAGATATTTAAG ATCCCTGTGGATATCTGGGAGGGCATAACTCGGGAGCAGGCTAGGCAGATGGCAGAGAATCTAGAGTTCAAGGGAACAGCCCTGGAGGAG GCTGCCCAGCAGATCACTCACCTGTACAACATGTTCATTGGGGTGGACGCCACTCAAGTAGAGATCAACCCTCTCGGGGAAACACCTCAGGGGAAAG TGGTGTGTTTCGATGCCAAGATCAATTTTGATGACTCGGCAAAGTTTCGCCAGGCAGACATCTTTAAACAGGAGGACACGAGTGAGAGTGACCCGCGGGAagtggaggcagcaaaggacGATCTCAACTATATCGGCATGACAGGGAACATCGGGTGTCTAG tgaATGGAGCGGGTCTTGCCATGGCTACTATGGACATCATCAAGCTCCACAACGGAGAGCCGGCCAACTTCCTGGATGTAGGAGGCGGAGTCAGCGAGGACCAGGTCTTGAGGGCATTCAAGCTACTTACAAAAGACCCACAG GTGAAGTGCATTCTAGTGAACATCTTCGGTGGTATTGTGAACTGTGAGACCATAGCCAATGGGATTATCAAGGCCTGCCAGGACCTGGACCTCACTCTGCCACTCATAGTCAGGCTGGAAG GTACGAATGTGGAGCAGGCCAAACAGCTGCTATACAACAGCGGGCTAGCCATCACTCCCGCTGATGACTTCGAAGATGTCGCTCAAAAGGCAGTCGCTAGTTTAACTGGACAATGA